Part of the Halobacteriovorax vibrionivorans genome, CTTGCTGAAAATAAAGATGCCAAGCAAAGAGATGAAGACCTCTTTGAGTCATTAGCACAACATGGGAAGAGAAAACCTGTTCAAAGAGATGAAAAGCAAAAGAAAAAGTCTGATGATGGAGAGGATGATAATCAAGATGAAGACCAAGCAGAAGGCGGCTCGATTCAATATGAGAAAAAGGGTGATCTAGGTGAACAGACTATCGATTATCGCAACCTTGATAAACAGCCAGAATACAGTGGTGGAACGAAAGAAAAATTAGAAATAAAAGTAACAGATGCCCCTGAGCAAAATAACAAAGAAAAAGACCAAGGCTATGACCAAAAGAGTGAAGAAGAAATTGATTACGACCTAAGTAATGCATTAAAAAAACTTCAAGAACAGGATCAAGCTCCAGGTTATGATTATAGCAAAAGGCCATCAAATAATAACAATGCAAATAATCAAGATCATCAACTAAAAGTTAATCAATACTCAAGTAATACAAAAGAAGATCAGCAAGCCGCTGACTCCGAGTCGGCCATTGAAGAAGCAAAAGATCAAAAAGAGTTAGAAGAGGCCCTTAACTCCATAATTATTCCTGAACCAAAGGATATGGACTTTCTCATTCGTGCCACAGATATGCTCATTGATGGTGATGAGATAAAACAGATGACCTCAGATTATATTAATGAATTCTGTGATGGAACCCTCATTGTTTATAACCTGCAAAATGAATGTATTATGGGTAGTGAACAGGGGCCAGATAATTTTGAAGCAGTGAAGAATATATTAAAAATAAAGAGAAAACCAAGTTGGAATGATGACACATTCCAAGCTGAAACACTTTACTATCACTGCCCTATTATTGAGAATACAAATTATAGTTACTTCACAGTATTTTTCACCACAAGAGAAGAGATCGAAAAATCAGAAGATACCCCTAAAAGGATAGAGATTTGTCTTGAGGCCTTAAAAGGAAGTTATAAAAGTGGTGAAGATCGTATGACAACGAAGATAGCTTCATCTAATAAGTCTGCTGCATCAAGTTTAAAAAACTCAGTAGGAAGCCTCTTTAAAGGAATATTTGGTAAAGGACGAACATGATTGCCTATTTCTATATAAAGCTTAAATCGCTTAAAGACATTCGCACCTTCCCTTTTACTCTCTATGTCTATAAAGAGAAAGAGAATCTCTACACAGAATACTTAAAAGCAAACACACCTTTAACTCAAGATAGTTATAACCTATTAAAGTATATTGAAGATAACAAGACAGGAAAAATCGCAATCAAGCTTTCACAACGAATGACTTATCTTGCAACAGTTGGAGAATTAAGTGAGTATACTCCACAAGAGGCAAATCAAATTCGTGAAAAGATCAACATCTTAAAAGAGCATGAAAAAGCGGTTGAAACAAATCAAAAAGAAGCAAGAACAAGACTACCTCTTCGCAGTGTCTTAACAAAAGCAATCGATCAGGACGACTTCCTACCAATTATCTTAAGGGCACAAAAAGAGATATCAACATTTCCTGTAAACTTATCTCATACTATCTCTCTTGCAAGACACTTTGCCATGACCCATCTTGATAAGGACAATCTTACAAATCGAATTGTGGCACTGAGCTTCTTCTTTGCAAAGAAACTTGGAATTGAAGACTATAAAAAGCAAGCCGATCTAATCTGTGCTTCTTTTCTAGCAAATATTGGACTTACAAGTATCTCTCCAAATATCATGCATGAGAGCTTTGAAGAAGTAACAAGCGACCAACGAGAACAATATTATAAGCATGTGAAAGTATCTCGTATGCTTATAGAAAAATCAGGTGTTCAATTATCAGAAGAGTGTAAGGCAATTATTGATCACCATCATGAAAAACATGATGGTAGCGGAATGCCTGGACAAATTTCTCAAGCTGGACTTAGCCTTGAAAGTGAAATCCTAGAATTTATTTCTCATATTCTAGAGTTTAGCACAGGATTAATTAACGGAGAAAAATCACCTCTAAGCAGCGTTGTATATATGGTTGATGCTCAAGCGGGAGTTGGTGGTCTCAATACAAACTACAGTGACAAGATAAAGCCTCACATCACTAGCGTACTAAGCCTTTAATTGAAGCTACCATACGGCAATGTATTTCGCCCTTCCCACGTATGCAAGTTTGCTTGAACTTTTGGCAAGTGCTCATCTTTATTATTCTTTGGATCTAAGACTTCAATTTTAGCAAAAGTAAGTTGGGTATTCCCTCCACCTTTACCAAAGTCTAGATTGTACATTCTAGTCCAGGTTCCAGTATTTATGAAAGTTTTACCATTAGTATAAGTGCGACAAATTGGCTCATGTGTATGGCCAACAATCAATACATCCGTATCTTTTGCATCTTGTAGATATTCAAAAGTTAATTCTTCGTAATCCTGAAAGAGGTGTAATTCTTTCATGAAAAGCTTTAACCAATCACCAAAGTTATTACTTATTTTAAAAAGATAGATTGAGCGAACCATTATAAAGTAAATGGTATTGGCCAACATGAATCGAAGAGTAAAGAAAGTATCATAAATGAGTCCATTAATGAGAAACTTATTAATTGGGCGAACTGCATTTACATGATCTCGTTCTTCTTTAAACTTATTTATCACTCGTGTTACATAGTAAGAGCCCCAAGGCGGATTAAAGTATTTCTTTCCGTCCTTATCCTCTATAATGCAACTTTCCTCTTCAAAAGTATGAGCAATTTCGTACTCGTGGCCATGTCTTAGTACAACACGATCAGTAGGACGATATTCATCATTTAGCTCTCTTATGACAAAGCGATCTCGTACTTCTTTATCAAAACAATTGAGAACCATCTCTTTTAAAGAATCAAAAACTAACTCCGCATCATGATTACCAATAATAAATGTAACCTTTTTATTCTTTACTTTTAAGAAGTCGTTAAGGGCCTGCATCACCTCTTTATGTGCATCTAGAATTAGCTGTAATTTCTTCTTCGATGATTCCTCAGACCAGAACTCATCATCAAATACTTGCACATAAGGAACTGCTAAAAGGTCAAAAAAGTCTCCGTTAATAATCAACTCGACATCTTTACTGGCATACTCATCACTGCTGAAGTATTCGAGAAAATCAACTAACTCTTCATCATAGTGAAAGTCTTCGAGATAATTTCTAATACCATTTACATACTCTCCTGCGCCAAGATGGACATCAGAGATTATGATTATGGTCTTCTTTGAGTTACTCTTGCGAAGGAATCTCATATGCGGACTTTCCTATATTTAACACGACTCTTTGAAAAGAAGGGTCTAGTGGAACAAAGTAGAATTTATTCTTTGTATTAAAATCAAACTCAATACTCATTTCAGCGTCTGGCTTAATCGTGACAAATTTTAGATTCTTATCATTGTCATCGACAAACTTCCCTCTAATTGTTGAGAGGGTACGATTTTTAATAACAACTGCAACACGAGAGCCCCTCTTTTTTACCGGAGAGATAACTTTATAATAACTGGGCATAGCTGTTACTAAAAAAGCCTCAGACTTTTCCATTCTCTGTTGCGCATATGAGTTCATATGCCATGAGATCAGACATGCAAAAGCTAGAGTAAAAAACTTAAGAAATTTAGTTTTTGTCATACATATATTGTAACTATTTAATAATTTGTTGGTCCTTATTGGCAAAGCTTACCTAGTTCACTCAGAATAAGCTAAATTCTTGGGCCAACTTCAATGTTGACGAAAAGATATTCATGATAAGTACACTAAAGAAAACATTTACAAAGAATCAAGAGACTAACCCAAGCTTTAAGGTCAACTTCTC contains:
- a CDS encoding HD domain-containing phosphohydrolase, with amino-acid sequence MIAYFYIKLKSLKDIRTFPFTLYVYKEKENLYTEYLKANTPLTQDSYNLLKYIEDNKTGKIAIKLSQRMTYLATVGELSEYTPQEANQIREKINILKEHEKAVETNQKEARTRLPLRSVLTKAIDQDDFLPIILRAQKEISTFPVNLSHTISLARHFAMTHLDKDNLTNRIVALSFFFAKKLGIEDYKKQADLICASFLANIGLTSISPNIMHESFEEVTSDQREQYYKHVKVSRMLIEKSGVQLSEECKAIIDHHHEKHDGSGMPGQISQAGLSLESEILEFISHILEFSTGLINGEKSPLSSVVYMVDAQAGVGGLNTNYSDKIKPHITSVLSL
- a CDS encoding metallophosphoesterase, with product MRFLRKSNSKKTIIIISDVHLGAGEYVNGIRNYLEDFHYDEELVDFLEYFSSDEYASKDVELIINGDFFDLLAVPYVQVFDDEFWSEESSKKKLQLILDAHKEVMQALNDFLKVKNKKVTFIIGNHDAELVFDSLKEMVLNCFDKEVRDRFVIRELNDEYRPTDRVVLRHGHEYEIAHTFEEESCIIEDKDGKKYFNPPWGSYYVTRVINKFKEERDHVNAVRPINKFLINGLIYDTFFTLRFMLANTIYFIMVRSIYLFKISNNFGDWLKLFMKELHLFQDYEELTFEYLQDAKDTDVLIVGHTHEPICRTYTNGKTFINTGTWTRMYNLDFGKGGGNTQLTFAKIEVLDPKNNKDEHLPKVQANLHTWEGRNTLPYGSFN